In a single window of the Polycladomyces zharkentensis genome:
- a CDS encoding amino acid permease: MTTSKSRKEIQLSEDKKLLHRFGYAQELLRDMGGFSNFAISFSIISILTGAVSLYGHGLTYGGTGMMGFGWPLVALFCMLVAASMAELASAIPTAGALYHWASLLGNKRWGWYTAWINLIGQIGIVAGIDYSVALFADGLLSPVLGYQMTETTTLIWFALVLLSHGILNHVGIRIVARLNDFSAWYHIAVVLILVVSLAFLGQRPLQPIDTLFRLGETFSDKPYWLAFLIGLLQAQWTFTGYDASAHTIEETINPRVRAPWGIFSSVAFSFVAGMVMLAFVTLSVHDVKAAVSAENPFIYVISQALGTAFGQTILWLIVLAMWFCGLSSITSFSRMVYAFARDKGMPRSDWFARISKRYRTPVQAIWLSVILSFVLALVDYFIKMVNPDTTYTTLAFLTGVSVVGLYVSYGIPIWLRLVAEAKGRFTPRHLGPWNLGRWGKPVAVAALMWIVLISVVMVIPPNQNAGIALVAMMLILLVMDLAYYRDHFPGPQAALRVSAEELARREAELGG; the protein is encoded by the coding sequence TTGACGACCAGCAAATCTCGTAAGGAGATCCAGTTGTCCGAGGACAAAAAGCTGTTGCACCGATTCGGCTATGCCCAAGAACTGTTGCGGGACATGGGCGGGTTTTCGAATTTTGCCATCTCGTTTTCCATCATCTCGATTTTGACCGGTGCCGTATCATTATACGGTCACGGATTGACTTATGGCGGGACGGGCATGATGGGCTTCGGGTGGCCGCTGGTGGCCTTGTTTTGCATGTTGGTGGCCGCATCCATGGCTGAGCTGGCCTCCGCCATCCCGACGGCGGGGGCGTTGTACCATTGGGCCTCGCTTTTGGGAAACAAACGCTGGGGGTGGTATACGGCTTGGATCAACCTGATCGGCCAGATCGGAATCGTGGCGGGCATTGACTACTCGGTCGCCCTTTTTGCCGACGGTTTGCTTTCGCCGGTGTTGGGCTATCAAATGACGGAGACAACCACATTGATCTGGTTTGCTCTCGTGCTGTTGTCCCACGGCATCCTCAACCATGTGGGGATTCGCATAGTGGCCAGGCTGAACGATTTTTCCGCTTGGTATCACATTGCGGTGGTGCTGATTTTGGTCGTAAGCTTGGCCTTTCTGGGACAGCGTCCCCTGCAACCGATCGATACCTTGTTCCGGCTGGGAGAAACGTTTTCGGACAAGCCGTATTGGCTGGCCTTTCTTATCGGTTTGCTGCAGGCGCAATGGACGTTTACCGGATACGACGCTTCAGCCCACACCATAGAGGAGACGATTAACCCCCGGGTGCGGGCGCCATGGGGAATCTTCTCATCCGTTGCGTTTTCCTTTGTGGCCGGGATGGTGATGTTGGCTTTCGTTACCTTGTCCGTCCATGATGTGAAGGCGGCGGTATCTGCGGAAAATCCGTTCATTTATGTGATCAGCCAGGCATTGGGCACTGCCTTCGGTCAAACGATTTTGTGGTTGATCGTGTTGGCCATGTGGTTTTGCGGCCTTTCTTCCATCACTTCATTCTCCCGGATGGTGTACGCTTTTGCGCGGGACAAGGGGATGCCGCGCAGCGATTGGTTTGCCCGAATCAGCAAACGATACCGGACACCCGTTCAGGCGATTTGGTTGTCGGTCATTTTGTCGTTCGTCCTGGCATTGGTTGACTATTTCATCAAAATGGTCAACCCCGATACCACCTACACCACCCTTGCTTTTTTGACAGGGGTCAGCGTGGTGGGGCTGTACGTTTCCTACGGGATTCCCATTTGGCTCCGGCTGGTTGCCGAGGCGAAAGGCCGATTTACCCCGCGTCATCTGGGACCGTGGAATTTGGGAAGGTGGGGGAAGCCGGTTGCTGTTGCCGCGTTGATGTGGATCGTGTTGATCAGTGTGGTGATGGTGATACCACCCAATCAAAATGCAGGGATCGCACTCGTGGCGATGATGTTGATCTTGTTGGTCATGGATTTGGCATATTATCGGGATCATTTCCCCGGTCCTCAGGCGGCCTTGCGGGTGTCGGCCGAGGAGTTGGCCCGGCGGGAAGCCGAGCTGGGGGGTTAG
- a CDS encoding glutamine synthetase family protein, with product MTTIQTATPDILKQWIAEDVVDTVILGFCDMQGRLVGKRLTAGYFLEVMDKGTHFCDYLLGTDMEMTTPQGFSAVGWEKGYGDWTARPDWETLRLIPWLEKTALILADVVDEEGRLVEIAPRTVLKRQLERAAQLGFDPYMASELEFYLIRNTYEEAWSKGYEGLNLGGHYNEDYQLLQGTRNEPLYRLFREQLTQAGIPVECTKGEAGIAQHEINVRYSPALEAADRHVLLKHGMKEMAIQQGVAVTFMAKPDHEWTGSSCHIHVSLRDRERGKNAFYDPEEERGMSRTMRHFLAGVIRHMRETAILFAPNVNSYKRYITASWAPTNIVWGWDNRTCGLRIVGKGESLRIENRFPGADANPYLAYAAMIASGLEGIEQGYELEAACDGNGYNQTGTHRLPASLYEAIVAFSESGFVRKALGEEVAAHYLNAARVEQQAYDRIVTDWEKRRYFERI from the coding sequence ATGACGACAATACAGACGGCAACCCCGGATATTTTGAAGCAATGGATTGCCGAAGATGTGGTGGATACGGTCATCCTGGGGTTTTGTGATATGCAGGGGAGGTTGGTCGGCAAACGGCTGACGGCGGGTTATTTCCTTGAAGTCATGGATAAAGGTACGCATTTTTGTGATTATTTACTCGGAACGGATATGGAGATGACCACCCCGCAGGGATTTTCCGCGGTAGGGTGGGAAAAAGGATACGGCGATTGGACAGCTCGACCGGATTGGGAGACGCTTCGCCTGATCCCTTGGTTGGAAAAAACGGCCCTGATCCTCGCGGATGTGGTCGATGAAGAAGGTCGGCTGGTGGAGATCGCGCCACGCACAGTCTTGAAGCGTCAGTTGGAACGTGCCGCACAACTGGGCTTTGATCCGTACATGGCGAGCGAGCTGGAGTTTTACCTGATCCGGAATACCTACGAAGAAGCGTGGAGCAAGGGGTATGAAGGGTTAAACCTGGGCGGCCATTATAATGAAGATTATCAACTTTTGCAGGGAACGCGAAACGAACCCTTGTACCGTTTGTTCCGGGAGCAACTCACACAGGCGGGAATTCCGGTGGAGTGCACCAAAGGGGAAGCGGGTATCGCCCAGCATGAGATCAATGTGCGGTACAGTCCGGCGTTGGAGGCAGCCGACCGGCATGTGTTGCTGAAACACGGGATGAAGGAGATGGCGATCCAGCAAGGGGTGGCGGTGACGTTTATGGCCAAGCCGGATCACGAATGGACCGGCTCCAGCTGTCACATTCACGTGAGCTTGAGGGACCGGGAACGTGGGAAAAATGCCTTTTACGATCCGGAGGAGGAGCGGGGCATGTCACGGACGATGCGCCATTTCCTTGCGGGCGTCATTCGCCATATGCGGGAGACGGCGATCCTGTTTGCTCCCAATGTCAATTCCTACAAACGGTACATCACCGCCAGCTGGGCACCGACCAACATCGTTTGGGGTTGGGATAACCGGACCTGCGGACTGCGGATCGTGGGCAAAGGGGAGAGCCTGCGCATCGAGAACCGTTTCCCCGGAGCCGATGCCAACCCGTATCTCGCATATGCCGCCATGATCGCGTCCGGATTGGAAGGCATCGAACAAGGCTACGAGCTGGAAGCGGCTTGCGACGGCAACGGATATAACCAGACCGGTACACACCGTCTCCCTGCTTCGCTGTACGAAGCGATCGTCGCGTTTTCCGAAAGCGGGTTTGTTCGGAAGGCATTGGGAGAGGAGGTCGCCGCTCACTACCTGAATGCCGCCCGGGTGGAACAGCAAGCATATGACCGAATCGTCACCGATTGGGAAAAACGGCGCTACTTTGAACGTATATAA
- a CDS encoding M20 family metallopeptidase gives MNDPSSRKSFTPDQIRSVAADVTAGWEERLRALVEIDCGTQNPAGVKRVGDIFAGWMADAGFQVSHLPIEGCAGLWVGRMQGSGKKRIGLLGHADTVYPDGTAEARPMQRRGDRLMGPGVCDMKGGLLVGLYAVQVLCRLGWEDFGEVRLVVNSEEETGSFHTRNRMIELLSGMDAVYVLEAARANGDIVSARAGVIQLTLTSHGRSAHAGVEPEKGANAVVELIDRLQWLRKRAAEEGTFRINIGTIRGGTQSNVVPDRAEAQLDIRLFHPDAVSRVEALVREAVSRSGISGARTEADLKLWFPPMVRNPATDRLAALARECAAFLGIHLRDTDTGGGSDANWIAAQGVPCLDGLGPVGGLDHGPDEYIEPESVVPRTSLLALLMSCTPLANPREDRA, from the coding sequence ATGAACGATCCCTCGTCAAGGAAATCATTCACGCCTGATCAAATCCGCTCTGTTGCCGCTGACGTGACGGCAGGTTGGGAGGAACGATTGCGGGCACTGGTGGAAATCGATTGCGGCACGCAAAACCCTGCGGGCGTGAAACGGGTGGGGGACATTTTCGCCGGTTGGATGGCGGACGCGGGTTTTCAAGTGTCTCATCTGCCAATCGAAGGATGTGCCGGATTGTGGGTGGGACGGATGCAGGGAAGCGGGAAGAAGCGGATCGGTTTGCTGGGGCATGCCGATACGGTCTACCCTGACGGAACGGCGGAAGCGCGGCCGATGCAACGCCGTGGTGATCGCTTAATGGGACCCGGTGTATGTGACATGAAGGGCGGTTTGTTGGTGGGGCTTTACGCTGTTCAGGTGTTGTGCAGATTGGGATGGGAGGATTTTGGCGAAGTTCGTCTGGTAGTGAACAGCGAGGAGGAGACCGGCTCTTTTCACACCCGGAACCGGATGATCGAATTGCTGTCCGGGATGGATGCCGTCTATGTGTTGGAAGCGGCGCGGGCCAACGGGGATATCGTCAGTGCCCGGGCGGGGGTGATCCAGCTGACATTGACCTCCCACGGCCGATCCGCTCATGCGGGTGTGGAGCCGGAGAAAGGAGCCAATGCCGTCGTGGAGTTGATCGATCGTCTCCAGTGGCTCCGGAAACGGGCGGCGGAGGAGGGGACCTTTCGGATCAACATCGGGACGATCCGGGGCGGAACCCAGTCCAACGTGGTACCGGATCGGGCTGAGGCACAATTGGATATTCGTCTGTTTCATCCCGATGCCGTTTCCCGAGTGGAGGCGTTGGTGCGGGAGGCGGTCTCCCGGTCGGGCATCTCCGGCGCGAGAACGGAAGCGGACCTGAAGCTGTGGTTTCCGCCCATGGTCCGCAATCCGGCGACCGATCGGCTGGCTGCTTTGGCCCGGGAGTGTGCGGCGTTCCTGGGGATTCACTTGCGGGACACGGATACGGGAGGGGGGTCCGATGCCAATTGGATCGCCGCGCAGGGTGTTCCTTGTTTGGACGGGTTGGGGCCGGTAGGCGGATTGGATCACGGACCGGACGAATATATCGAACCGGAAAGCGTAGTACCGCGTACGTCTTTGTTGGCCCTGCTGATGTCCTGTACACCCTTGGCGAACCCGCGGGAAGACAGAGCCTGA
- a CDS encoding SDR family NAD(P)-dependent oxidoreductase: MRLKEKVAVITGAGSGMGRKAAEMFAAEGAKVAVLERNEEAGREAAEFIVRQGGEAAFFPCDVADEASVKQAIEGAHERFGRLDVLYNNAGIMPEADHSVIDTSVEVWDQVMAVNVRGIFLTCKYTIPHMIRQGKGSIINIASFVALVGCSVPQDAYTASKGAVISLTKSLAIQFRPKGIRSNVICPGPIETPLMTEWLLKDEEARRIRLSRQPSGRFGRPEDIVHCAIYLASDESDWTNGAVITIDGGITSNYF; the protein is encoded by the coding sequence ATGCGCCTGAAAGAGAAAGTGGCTGTCATCACCGGTGCCGGCAGCGGGATGGGCAGAAAGGCGGCGGAAATGTTTGCCGCCGAGGGAGCCAAAGTCGCTGTGCTGGAACGTAACGAAGAGGCGGGGAGAGAAGCGGCCGAATTCATCGTCCGACAAGGGGGAGAAGCGGCTTTCTTCCCCTGTGATGTTGCCGATGAGGCCAGTGTGAAGCAGGCGATCGAAGGAGCACACGAACGGTTCGGCCGGCTGGATGTGTTGTACAATAACGCGGGAATCATGCCGGAAGCCGATCACTCCGTCATTGACACGTCCGTCGAGGTGTGGGACCAGGTGATGGCGGTGAATGTCCGGGGCATCTTTCTGACCTGCAAATACACGATCCCCCATATGATCCGACAGGGGAAAGGGTCGATCATCAATATTGCTTCCTTTGTCGCCCTGGTCGGGTGCAGTGTGCCCCAAGACGCCTATACCGCTTCCAAGGGAGCGGTGATTTCCCTCACCAAATCGCTGGCCATTCAATTCCGGCCCAAAGGGATTCGAAGCAATGTGATCTGTCCGGGGCCGATTGAAACGCCGTTGATGACGGAATGGCTGTTGAAGGATGAGGAAGCCCGTCGCATCCGGTTGAGCCGTCAACCCAGCGGGCGGTTCGGCCGTCCGGAGGATATTGTCCATTGCGCAATTTACCTTGCCTCCGACGAATCCGACTGGACCAACGGTGCGGTCATCACGATCGACGGCGGGATTACCAGCAACTATTTTTAA
- a CDS encoding PaaX family transcriptional regulator C-terminal domain-containing protein, whose translation MISLEKQILYILMRKPEMEVSELIDIYQGRRYSPQSVRNALSRLKRLGYIRHHRRRYSLTSAGTNFLTAFQFKLAQKDRTWNGSWHLVLYQIPESHRNFRNTLRQELIHLGYGQLYHSVFLSPHDQTQSVRQILEEQGLSEFVSMFTGHFTFGEIDSKVHEIWDLEHIRGLYEEFLAWGSEKRTHFSRLPSISPWDAFFEILELGERFGNILLQDPILPAKFLPKDWPGPEAWRLYRELYDHLIQYVESDKGILQLARK comes from the coding sequence ATGATTTCTCTTGAGAAGCAAATCCTTTACATACTGATGAGAAAACCTGAGATGGAAGTGTCGGAACTGATCGACATCTACCAAGGACGGCGATATTCACCTCAATCCGTTCGAAATGCATTATCCCGTCTCAAACGACTGGGATACATCCGGCACCATCGGCGGCGGTATTCGCTCACTTCTGCGGGTACAAACTTTCTGACGGCGTTTCAATTCAAATTGGCTCAAAAAGACCGCACCTGGAACGGTTCTTGGCATTTGGTTCTGTACCAGATTCCCGAATCCCACCGGAACTTTCGAAACACCCTGCGTCAAGAGCTGATCCATTTAGGATACGGGCAGTTGTATCACAGCGTATTTCTCTCTCCCCACGATCAAACGCAATCCGTCAGACAAATCTTGGAGGAGCAGGGATTGAGTGAGTTTGTCAGCATGTTCACCGGGCATTTCACTTTTGGGGAGATTGATTCCAAGGTACATGAGATCTGGGACTTGGAGCACATCAGGGGGTTATATGAGGAGTTTCTCGCCTGGGGCTCGGAAAAACGCACACACTTTTCACGTCTGCCTTCTATTTCGCCATGGGATGCCTTTTTCGAGATTTTGGAGCTGGGCGAGCGTTTCGGGAATATCCTCCTTCAGGACCCGATCCTTCCTGCCAAATTTCTGCCGAAGGACTGGCCCGGCCCCGAAGCATGGCGTTTGTACCGCGAGTTGTATGATCATTTGATTCAATATGTCGAAAGCGATAAGGGCATTTTGCAATTGGCCCGGAAATGA
- a CDS encoding NAD-dependent succinate-semialdehyde dehydrogenase — MQTWTAIHQRMWIGGQWVDSESGETVTVVNPANGEVVGDVPKGGRNETAQAVDAAHRAFPAWSGLTAAERGAYLKKWAEEIRRNRESLARLLTMEQGKPLSEALEEVDAAADFSEWYGEEAKRVAGEALPGSKRDQRILVIRQPVGVAALITPWNYPATMVTRKMAAALAAGCTVVLKPASQTPLTAAALMQLLDQTGLPSGVANLVTGNAGEIGQALLDDPKVRKISFTGSTEVGKHLIEASARQVKRLSLELGGNAPLIVFADADVDRAVTAAVGNKFENCGQMCNGINVIYVHERLLDDFLQKLVDRVKRLKVGFGWEPGTEIGPVIDEAGIRKIDDLVRDAVEKGAKILTGGERLSEGPFAGGTFYAPTVLSGVTFDMRITQEEIFGPVAPVVSFSGEEEIVKRVNDTPYGLAAYFFTKDIRRAFTVAEGLEFGMVAVNGTSLSVPQAPFGGIKESGQGREGGRYGMEEFLNLKYLSINL, encoded by the coding sequence ATGCAGACATGGACAGCGATCCATCAGCGGATGTGGATCGGTGGGCAATGGGTGGACAGTGAATCAGGCGAAACGGTTACCGTGGTCAACCCCGCCAACGGGGAGGTAGTCGGAGACGTACCCAAAGGAGGCCGAAATGAAACAGCACAAGCCGTCGATGCCGCACATCGGGCATTTCCCGCCTGGTCCGGTTTGACGGCCGCCGAACGGGGAGCCTATCTCAAAAAGTGGGCGGAGGAAATCCGTCGCAACCGGGAGTCGTTGGCGCGCCTGCTTACGATGGAGCAGGGGAAACCTTTGTCGGAAGCGTTGGAAGAAGTGGATGCGGCGGCGGATTTTTCGGAGTGGTACGGTGAAGAAGCCAAACGGGTGGCGGGGGAGGCCCTGCCCGGCTCCAAACGCGACCAACGCATCTTGGTGATTCGCCAGCCGGTGGGCGTGGCGGCATTGATTACCCCATGGAACTACCCGGCCACGATGGTGACGCGAAAAATGGCAGCCGCACTGGCCGCCGGATGTACGGTGGTGTTAAAACCGGCCAGCCAGACTCCCTTGACTGCCGCTGCTCTCATGCAATTGCTGGATCAGACGGGACTGCCGTCCGGTGTGGCCAATCTGGTGACGGGAAACGCGGGTGAAATCGGACAAGCATTGCTGGATGATCCCAAGGTGCGAAAAATCTCCTTCACCGGTTCCACCGAGGTGGGCAAACATCTGATCGAAGCCTCGGCCCGGCAGGTGAAACGGCTGTCGTTGGAACTGGGCGGCAACGCACCGTTGATCGTGTTTGCTGATGCGGACGTGGATCGGGCGGTGACTGCCGCGGTGGGCAATAAATTTGAGAATTGCGGACAGATGTGCAACGGGATCAACGTCATCTATGTTCATGAGCGTTTGCTGGACGATTTCCTGCAAAAATTGGTCGACCGTGTAAAGCGGCTGAAAGTCGGTTTCGGCTGGGAGCCGGGGACCGAGATCGGCCCGGTGATCGATGAAGCCGGCATCAGGAAAATCGATGATCTGGTTCGGGATGCGGTGGAGAAGGGAGCGAAGATCTTGACCGGCGGTGAGCGGCTGTCAGAAGGGCCGTTTGCGGGGGGAACCTTCTACGCCCCTACCGTGTTGTCCGGTGTGACCTTCGATATGCGCATCACGCAGGAGGAAATCTTCGGTCCGGTGGCACCCGTGGTTTCCTTCTCCGGTGAGGAGGAGATCGTGAAACGGGTGAACGATACCCCTTACGGACTGGCCGCTTACTTTTTCACCAAGGATATCCGTCGTGCCTTCACAGTGGCGGAAGGGTTGGAATTCGGCATGGTAGCGGTGAATGGCACCTCTCTGAGCGTCCCGCAGGCACCGTTCGGGGGGATCAAAGAGAGCGGGCAGGGACGGGAAGGCGGACGTTACGGCATGGAAGAATTTCTCAACCTCAAGTATCTGTCGATCAATCTGTAA
- a CDS encoding threonine synthase: MYSYVSHLACPKCHRTYRVEEEHHLCLCGSPLRVHYHLEELKKIYRPVHLTGRENTLWRYHELLPVQTPEHVVSLGEGMTPLIPMFKIGQEMNIAKLYMKDEGSLPTGTFKARGAAVGVSKAKELGIREIAMPTNGNAGAAWSLYAARAGIRSHIVMPVDAPEITRSECAIAGARLYLVNGLISDAGKIVAQGIQDFHWYDASTLKEPYRIEGKKTMGLEIAEQMEWKLPDVILYPTGGGVGLIGIYKALQELRELGWIQDRLPRLVAVQAEGCAPIVKAWEEKKRESEYWHNASTVAFGINVPKALGDFLVLEAIYQTEGCAIAVDDTSILEEQKRIARLEGAFVCPEGAATFVAARRLRENGWIQEGETVVVLNTGTGIKYPRTIQAKPLMLQPGERIAMKSREGMADREVES, translated from the coding sequence TTGTACAGTTATGTCTCCCATCTTGCATGTCCGAAATGTCACCGAACCTACCGAGTGGAAGAAGAACATCATCTTTGTCTGTGTGGGTCTCCCCTCAGGGTGCATTATCATCTGGAAGAGTTAAAAAAGATATACCGGCCCGTTCATTTGACGGGAAGGGAGAACACCTTATGGAGATATCATGAGCTCCTGCCCGTTCAAACTCCCGAGCATGTCGTTTCCTTGGGCGAAGGAATGACTCCGTTGATTCCCATGTTCAAAATCGGTCAAGAGATGAACATTGCCAAATTGTACATGAAAGATGAAGGCTCCCTTCCAACCGGGACATTTAAAGCGAGGGGAGCGGCCGTCGGTGTGTCAAAAGCAAAAGAACTGGGTATACGGGAGATAGCCATGCCAACCAACGGGAATGCGGGCGCTGCCTGGTCGCTCTATGCGGCAAGAGCCGGTATTCGATCCCATATCGTGATGCCGGTCGATGCCCCGGAGATCACGCGGAGTGAGTGTGCGATTGCCGGCGCCCGCCTGTATCTTGTCAACGGTTTGATCAGTGACGCGGGGAAAATCGTGGCACAAGGGATACAGGATTTCCACTGGTACGATGCCTCTACGCTGAAAGAACCATACCGGATCGAAGGGAAAAAAACCATGGGTCTGGAAATCGCCGAACAGATGGAGTGGAAATTGCCTGACGTGATTTTATACCCCACAGGAGGCGGAGTGGGATTGATCGGCATTTACAAAGCACTGCAAGAATTGCGGGAACTCGGTTGGATTCAGGATCGGCTTCCCCGGTTGGTTGCCGTACAAGCGGAAGGATGTGCCCCCATTGTCAAAGCGTGGGAAGAAAAGAAAAGGGAATCCGAATACTGGCACAATGCCTCCACCGTTGCTTTTGGAATCAATGTACCGAAAGCGTTGGGAGATTTCCTTGTACTGGAAGCGATTTACCAGACTGAGGGATGTGCGATCGCAGTGGACGATACTTCCATTTTGGAAGAACAAAAGCGGATCGCCCGGTTGGAGGGGGCGTTTGTCTGTCCCGAAGGAGCCGCAACGTTTGTTGCCGCTCGCCGCCTGAGAGAAAACGGTTGGATTCAGGAAGGAGAAACGGTTGTCGTGTTAAATACGGGAACAGGAATCAAATATCCCCGCACCATACAGGCAAAACCGCTCATGCTCCAACCGGGTGAACGCATCGCAATGAAATCCCGGGAAGGCATGGCCGATCGGGAAGTTGAATCTTAA
- a CDS encoding MFS transporter — MTALNAILTEMAPHLRGTMMSLNNSFMYVGTTVGAALGGLILERGGFAGVGLMCAVSAAIAILLVGIAVKITPVRKAAVRQGIE; from the coding sequence TTGACCGCATTGAATGCCATTTTGACAGAAATGGCGCCTCATTTGCGCGGGACGATGATGTCGCTGAACAATTCGTTCATGTACGTCGGCACCACGGTAGGAGCTGCGCTGGGCGGATTGATTTTGGAACGAGGCGGTTTTGCGGGTGTCGGACTGATGTGTGCTGTTTCCGCCGCTATTGCCATTTTGTTGGTGGGTATTGCGGTAAAAATCACCCCGGTTCGGAAAGCTGCGGTCCGGCAAGGTATCGAGTGA
- a CDS encoding trans-sulfuration enzyme family protein — MNKRDHFQEPNFGELKNETLVIHADDELTNDGTVAPAIYYSATFRARDSAEFADMAGTPRHPRYYTRYGNPVHERVKKVMAELEGTETALVTGSGMGAIATTILALVSAGDHVIAQTRHYMSTAKIMDEMLPRFGVDVTLVEQADISAFEAAIRPNTKLIMVESPANPTLVVTDLAAVAELARPRGIIVVADNTFATPINQRPHDLGVDVVVHSATKYLGGHHDLTAGVICTSEELAERIWHTHISIGSVLSPMDAWLLLRGLRTLPMRVERINANALALAEFLEAQPQIERVYYPGLASHPQHELAKRQMRGFGGMIAFEIKGGYEATERFVSALKLSLNAVSLGGVDSLVVHTAAMWGGVMTEEQMRTAGIQPNFVRYSVGLEHIDDLKADLLQALQVV; from the coding sequence ATGAACAAACGCGATCATTTTCAAGAGCCAAATTTCGGTGAACTCAAAAATGAAACACTGGTGATACATGCCGATGATGAGCTCACCAATGATGGAACGGTAGCTCCGGCGATTTATTACTCAGCCACGTTCCGCGCACGAGATTCCGCCGAATTCGCAGACATGGCGGGAACTCCTCGCCATCCCCGATATTACACGCGTTACGGCAACCCGGTCCATGAACGCGTCAAGAAGGTGATGGCGGAGTTGGAGGGAACAGAAACGGCACTGGTCACCGGCTCCGGGATGGGGGCGATTGCGACAACCATTCTCGCGCTGGTCAGCGCCGGCGACCATGTGATCGCACAGACGCGGCATTATATGAGTACCGCCAAGATCATGGACGAGATGCTGCCGCGATTCGGTGTTGACGTGACCTTGGTCGAACAAGCCGACATCTCCGCCTTTGAAGCGGCGATTCGGCCCAATACAAAGCTCATCATGGTGGAATCGCCGGCCAATCCGACTTTGGTGGTGACCGATTTGGCTGCCGTGGCGGAGTTGGCCCGCCCACGCGGGATTATCGTTGTAGCCGATAATACGTTCGCGACGCCGATCAATCAACGGCCTCATGACCTGGGTGTCGATGTGGTTGTTCACAGCGCAACCAAATATTTGGGTGGTCACCATGATTTGACGGCCGGCGTGATCTGCACCAGCGAAGAGTTGGCCGAGCGCATTTGGCACACGCATATCTCCATCGGCTCAGTTCTCTCGCCGATGGATGCGTGGTTGCTATTGCGCGGTTTGCGTACGCTTCCGATGCGGGTCGAACGCATCAATGCCAACGCCCTCGCCTTGGCGGAGTTTCTGGAGGCACAGCCGCAGATCGAGCGGGTATATTACCCCGGACTTGCCAGCCATCCACAACACGAGTTGGCGAAGCGTCAAATGCGTGGTTTCGGGGGAATGATCGCCTTCGAAATCAAAGGCGGTTATGAAGCGACAGAGCGCTTCGTTTCTGCACTGAAACTGTCGCTGAACGCAGTCAGCTTGGGCGGGGTTGATTCCCTGGTGGTACACACTGCGGCGATGTGGGGAGGCGTGATGACCGAGGAACAAATGCGGACAGCCGGAATTCAGCCCAATTTCGTACGCTATTCGGTCGGACTCGAGCATATCGACGACCTGAAAGCGGATCTGTTACAAGCACTGCAGGTGGTTTAA
- a CDS encoding GNAT family N-acetyltransferase — protein MFETERLTVAPIEDEHLNDLYLVYLSNPDYLRITEGITDGMGVYTRDQMLRDLQVAEWTGRTPLGVIRQEDRKLIGILEYWERSDTDGMPWLGLLMIHRDCQRRGFGREAAERFLRWAAERGWPEVRLGVVEDNRAALSFWRALGFREYETREKRFPAGVKQVICMRYETAS, from the coding sequence ATGTTTGAAACCGAGCGGTTGACAGTGGCCCCGATCGAAGACGAACATTTGAACGACCTCTATCTGGTGTATCTATCCAATCCCGATTATCTCCGCATAACCGAAGGCATCACCGACGGAATGGGGGTCTACACCCGCGATCAGATGTTGCGGGATCTGCAGGTGGCCGAGTGGACGGGCCGCACGCCGCTGGGCGTTATTCGGCAGGAGGATCGGAAACTCATCGGAATCTTGGAATACTGGGAACGGTCGGATACGGACGGTATGCCTTGGCTGGGGCTGTTGATGATCCACCGCGACTGTCAGCGACGTGGATTCGGCCGCGAAGCGGCGGAAAGGTTTCTTCGATGGGCAGCCGAGCGCGGTTGGCCCGAGGTGCGCCTGGGAGTGGTGGAGGATAACCGGGCCGCGCTTTCGTTTTGGCGCGCGTTGGGATTCCGGGAATACGAGACAAGGGAGAAACGCTTTCCTGCGGGTGTCAAGCAGGTCATCTGTATGCGATATGAAACGGCATCGTGA